A region from the candidate division WOR-3 bacterium genome encodes:
- the prmC gene encoding peptide chain release factor N(5)-glutamine methyltransferase: MRNIADLIEDGSAKLQSEGIENFLDEAYYLLSHASGMSIDELLKNSEKCIKESGTLLYYEYLKKRVQKIPRQYITGTEKFFGLNIKVGPGVFIPRPETEILAITAEKFLKDKKGKVIECFSGSGAVSLCLSKHLPFAEIISIEISSEAVKWQKRNLLSHGNLSQKISLVRADTLQSLRPGNDIIAVVANPPYVPYPELAGLDPEIIENEPESALNGGFDGLEQFRNLSEQAQEILPDGSFLFSEIGEDQFDRARRILYGNGFRSVHGEKDLSGITRIVIASK, from the coding sequence ATGAGAAATATTGCTGATTTAATTGAAGACGGATCCGCGAAACTCCAATCGGAAGGAATTGAAAACTTTTTAGACGAAGCATATTACCTCCTGTCTCACGCTTCGGGTATGAGCATAGACGAATTGCTTAAAAACAGTGAAAAATGTATAAAAGAATCCGGAACTCTCTTGTACTATGAATATTTGAAAAAAAGAGTCCAGAAAATTCCGAGACAATACATTACGGGAACCGAAAAATTTTTCGGTTTAAACATCAAAGTCGGTCCCGGGGTATTTATACCGAGACCGGAAACGGAAATTCTCGCAATAACGGCAGAAAAGTTTTTAAAGGATAAAAAAGGGAAAGTAATCGAATGCTTCTCCGGCTCGGGCGCCGTGTCTTTGTGCTTATCAAAACACTTGCCCTTTGCCGAGATAATTTCGATTGAGATATCCTCTGAAGCGGTCAAATGGCAGAAAAGAAACCTTTTGTCACACGGGAACCTGTCACAAAAAATTTCGCTCGTAAGAGCCGACACTTTACAATCATTGAGACCTGGAAACGACATTATCGCCGTCGTAGCCAATCCCCCCTACGTCCCTTATCCGGAACTCGCCGGACTCGATCCGGAAATTATTGAAAACGAACCTGAATCTGCATTAAACGGAGGATTTGACGGACTGGAACAGTTCAGAAATCTGTCGGAGCAGGCGCAGGAGATTCTTCCCGACGGATCATTTTTATTCTCTGAAATCGGAGAGGATCAGTTCGACAGAGCCAGGAGAATACTGTACGGAAATGGTTTCCGTTCTGTTCACGGAGAAAAAGACTTATCGGGAATAACAAGAATCGTTATCGCCAGTAAATAA
- a CDS encoding NAD(+)/NADH kinase has protein sequence MDFKFVRILANPNKDYAPVMKKIISFLSKRGVTTFFGEIPNDEEDLVISLGGDGTMLKAAKTVRHKDIPLLGINLGNLGFLADIKAQDTDLSLEELARGDYRLERRINLRVDGTSDALNDVVVMPRMSFRVIHLLSFVNGNFLTEIVGDGVIISTPTGSTAYSLSAGGPIVQSDMDLIIINSISPHSLSLRPIIIPPDSKVKITLCSESAFVAIDGQTAKNISKGDEIEIAKSDSYTTLLRLKSVDYFSTLRSKLKLGDTKMKTSCGGCKNSSKCYYFSIHDD, from the coding sequence ATGGACTTCAAATTCGTCAGAATTCTAGCCAACCCAAATAAGGATTACGCTCCGGTCATGAAGAAAATCATTTCTTTTCTCTCAAAAAGGGGTGTAACGACATTCTTCGGTGAAATCCCGAACGATGAAGAGGACCTCGTGATTTCCCTCGGCGGCGACGGGACCATGCTCAAAGCCGCCAAGACAGTCCGGCACAAAGACATCCCCCTGCTCGGCATCAATCTCGGAAATCTCGGTTTTCTTGCCGACATTAAAGCGCAGGACACTGACCTTTCTCTCGAAGAACTCGCAAGAGGAGATTACAGACTCGAAAGAAGGATCAATCTAAGAGTAGACGGCACTTCTGATGCTCTGAACGATGTAGTGGTAATGCCGAGGATGTCGTTCAGGGTCATTCACCTTCTTTCGTTCGTCAACGGTAACTTCCTGACTGAAATAGTCGGTGACGGGGTTATAATTTCCACTCCTACGGGCTCAACGGCTTATTCGCTTTCCGCAGGAGGTCCGATAGTTCAGTCCGACATGGACCTTATAATCATAAATTCAATATCCCCCCATTCTCTTTCCCTGCGTCCGATCATTATTCCTCCGGACTCAAAAGTAAAAATTACCCTTTGCAGTGAATCCGCTTTTGTAGCGATAGACGGTCAAACAGCAAAAAACATTTCGAAGGGCGATGAAATTGAAATCGCGAAATCTGATTCTTACACAACTCTTCTCAGACTCAAAAGCGTCGACTATTTTTCGACTCTCCGCTCGAAACTGAAGCTCGGAGACACGAAAATGAAAACGAGCTGCGGCGGCTGTAAGAACAGTTCCAAATGCTATTATTTCAGCATACACGATGATTAA